Proteins encoded in a region of the Orcinus orca chromosome 8, mOrcOrc1.1, whole genome shotgun sequence genome:
- the BSCL2 gene encoding seipin isoform X4, whose amino-acid sequence MSYRYQLLDHHFNVLATSTRAEDPGAARSIRKMSKEMADQREEGAAGERVACRDQIKESGKDEEPPAASSHGQGWRPGGRAPRNSRPEPGARPPALPIMVNDPPVPALLWAQEMGHVLAGRARKLLLQFGVLFCTILLLLWVSVFLYGSFYYSYMPTVSHLSPVHFYYRTDCDSSASLLCSFPVANVSLAKGGRDRVLMYGQPYRVTLELELPESPVNQDLGMFLVTISCYTRGGRIISTSSRSVMLHYRSNLLQMLDTLVFSSLLLFGFAEQKQVLEVELYPEYRENSYVPTTGAVIEIHSKRVQLYGAYLRIHAHFTGLRYLLYNFPMTCAFVGVASNFTFLSVIVLFSYMQWVWRGIWPRHRLSLQVNIRNRDRSHKEVQRRISAHQPGPQGQEESPQLSPITEDSESRADPSEPEGQLSEEEKPDQQPLSGEEELEPEASDGSGSWEDAALLTEANLPVSAPALAPETVGSSEPSTGTVRQRPICSSS is encoded by the exons ATGAGCTACAGGTATCAGCTTCTAGATCACCACTTTAACGTTCTAGCTACAAGTACTCGAGCAGAAGATCCAGGGGCAGCGAGGTCCATCAGGAAGATGTCTAAAGAAATGGCAGACCAAAGAGAAGAAGGAGCAGCTGGGGAAAGAGTGGCATGCAGAGATCAGATCAAAGAATCGGGCAAAGACGAG GAACCACCAGCTGCTTCATCCCATGGCCAGGGGTGGCGTCCAGGTGGCAGAGCACCTAGGAACTCAAGGCCTGAACCCGGGGCCAGACCCCCTGCACTCCCCATCATGGTCAATGACCCACCAGTACCTGCCTTACTGTGGGCCCAGGAGATGGGCCACGTCCTGGCAGGCCGTGCCCGCAAGCTGCTCCTGCAGTTCGGGGTGCTCTTCTGTACCATCCTGCTCCTGCTCTGGGTGTCTGTCTTCCTCTATGGCTCCTTCTACTATTCCTACATGCCGACAGTCAGCCACCTCAGCCCCGTGCATTTCTACTACAG GACCGACTGTGATTCCTCCGCCTCCTTACTCTGCTCCTTCCCTGTTGCCAATGTCTCACTGGCTAAGGGTGGACGTGATCGG GTGCTGATGTATGGACAGCCGTACCGCGTTACCTTAGAGCTTGAGCTGCCAGAGTCTCCTGTGAATCAAGATTTGGGCATGTTCTTGGTCACCATTTCATGCTACACCAGAGGCGGCCGAATCATCTCCACCTCTTCACGCTCC GTGATGCTGCATTACCGTTCAAACCTGCTCCAGATGCTTGACACACTGGTCTTCTCTAGCCTCCTGCTGTTTGGCTTTGCAGAGCAGAAGCAGGTCCTGGAGGTGGAGCTGTACCCAGAATACAGGGAGAACTCG TATGTGCCGACCACCGGAGCCGTCATCGAGATCCACAGCAAGCGCGTCCAGCTGTACGGAGCCTACCTCCGCATCCACGCCCACTTCACTGGGCTCAG GTACCTGCTGTACAACTTCCCGATGACCTGCGCTTTCGTTGGTGTCGCCAGCAACTTCACCTTCCTCAGCGTCATCGTGCTTTTCAGCTACATGCAGTGGGTGTGGCGGGGCATCTGGCCCCGACACCGCCTCTCTCTGCAG GTAAACATCCGAAACAGAGACAGGTCCCACAAGGAAGTCCAGCGGAGGATCTCTGCCCATCAGCCAG GGCCCCAAGGCCAGGAGGAGTCCCCTCAGCTGTCACCCATTACAGAGGATAGTGAGAGCCGTGCAGATCCCTCGGAGCCAG AAGGCCAGCTGTCTGAGGAGGAGAAACCAGATCAACAGCCCCTGAGTGGCGAGGAGGAGCTAGAGCCCGAGGCCAGTGACG GTTCAGGCTCCTGGGAAGATGCAGCTCTGCTGACGGAGGCCAACCTGCCTGTTTCTGCCCCTGCCCTTGCCCCGGAAACCGTGGGCAGCTCTGAACCCTCCACAGGCACTGTCCGACAGCGCCCCATTTGCTCTAGTTCCTGA
- the BSCL2 gene encoding seipin isoform X6 — translation MKESISYPEGPSIPHILENVMSYRYQLLDHHFNVLATSTRAEDPGAARSIRKMSKEMADQREEGAAGERVACRDQIKESGKDEEPPAASSHGQGWRPGGRAPRNSRPEPGARPPALPIMVNDPPVPALLWAQEMGHVLAGRARKLLLQFGVLFCTILLLLWVSVFLYGSFYYSYMPTVSHLSPVHFYYRTDCDSSASLLCSFPVANVSLAKGGRDRVLMYGQPYRVTLELELPESPVNQDLGMFLVTISCYTRGGRIISTSSRSVMLHYRSNLLQMLDTLVFSSLLLFGFAEQKQVLEVELYPEYRENSYVPTTGAVIEIHSKRVQLYGAYLRIHAHFTGLRYLLYNFPMTCAFVGVASNFTFLSVIVLFSYMQWVWRGIWPRHRLSLQVNIRNRDRSHKEVQRRISAHQPGPQGQEESPQLSPITEDSESRADPSEPEGQLSEEEKPDQQPLSGEEELEPEASDGEGHSAAGPGWTGVGLWLGRRPRWVG, via the exons ATGAAAGAAAGCATCTCTTATCCTGAG GGACCCTCCATTCCCCATATCCTGGAAAATGTGATGAGCTACAGGTATCAGCTTCTAGATCACCACTTTAACGTTCTAGCTACAAGTACTCGAGCAGAAGATCCAGGGGCAGCGAGGTCCATCAGGAAGATGTCTAAAGAAATGGCAGACCAAAGAGAAGAAGGAGCAGCTGGGGAAAGAGTGGCATGCAGAGATCAGATCAAAGAATCGGGCAAAGACGAG GAACCACCAGCTGCTTCATCCCATGGCCAGGGGTGGCGTCCAGGTGGCAGAGCACCTAGGAACTCAAGGCCTGAACCCGGGGCCAGACCCCCTGCACTCCCCATCATGGTCAATGACCCACCAGTACCTGCCTTACTGTGGGCCCAGGAGATGGGCCACGTCCTGGCAGGCCGTGCCCGCAAGCTGCTCCTGCAGTTCGGGGTGCTCTTCTGTACCATCCTGCTCCTGCTCTGGGTGTCTGTCTTCCTCTATGGCTCCTTCTACTATTCCTACATGCCGACAGTCAGCCACCTCAGCCCCGTGCATTTCTACTACAG GACCGACTGTGATTCCTCCGCCTCCTTACTCTGCTCCTTCCCTGTTGCCAATGTCTCACTGGCTAAGGGTGGACGTGATCGG GTGCTGATGTATGGACAGCCGTACCGCGTTACCTTAGAGCTTGAGCTGCCAGAGTCTCCTGTGAATCAAGATTTGGGCATGTTCTTGGTCACCATTTCATGCTACACCAGAGGCGGCCGAATCATCTCCACCTCTTCACGCTCC GTGATGCTGCATTACCGTTCAAACCTGCTCCAGATGCTTGACACACTGGTCTTCTCTAGCCTCCTGCTGTTTGGCTTTGCAGAGCAGAAGCAGGTCCTGGAGGTGGAGCTGTACCCAGAATACAGGGAGAACTCG TATGTGCCGACCACCGGAGCCGTCATCGAGATCCACAGCAAGCGCGTCCAGCTGTACGGAGCCTACCTCCGCATCCACGCCCACTTCACTGGGCTCAG GTACCTGCTGTACAACTTCCCGATGACCTGCGCTTTCGTTGGTGTCGCCAGCAACTTCACCTTCCTCAGCGTCATCGTGCTTTTCAGCTACATGCAGTGGGTGTGGCGGGGCATCTGGCCCCGACACCGCCTCTCTCTGCAG GTAAACATCCGAAACAGAGACAGGTCCCACAAGGAAGTCCAGCGGAGGATCTCTGCCCATCAGCCAG GGCCCCAAGGCCAGGAGGAGTCCCCTCAGCTGTCACCCATTACAGAGGATAGTGAGAGCCGTGCAGATCCCTCGGAGCCAG AAGGCCAGCTGTCTGAGGAGGAGAAACCAGATCAACAGCCCCTGAGTGGCGAGGAGGAGCTAGAGCCCGAGGCCAGTGACGGTGAGGGGCACTCTGCAGCGGGACCTGGGTGGACTGGGGTTGGCCTGTGGCTAGGGAGAAGGCCACGTTGGGTTGGGTAG
- the BSCL2 gene encoding seipin isoform X5 produces the protein MSYRYQLLDHHFNVLATSTRAEDPGAARSIRKMSKEMADQREEGAAGERVACRDQIKESGKDEEPPAASSHGQGWRPGGRAPRNSRPEPGARPPALPIMVNDPPVPALLWAQEMGHVLAGRARKLLLQFGVLFCTILLLLWVSVFLYGSFYYSYMPTVSHLSPVHFYYRTDCDSSASLLCSFPVANVSLAKGGRDRRWGYVGQVLMYGQPYRVTLELELPESPVNQDLGMFLVTISCYTRGGRIISTSSRSVMLHYRSNLLQMLDTLVFSSLLLFGFAEQKQVLEVELYPEYRENSYVPTTGAVIEIHSKRVQLYGAYLRIHAHFTGLRYLLYNFPMTCAFVGVASNFTFLSVIVLFSYMQWVWRGIWPRHRLSLQVNIRNRDRSHKEVQRRISAHQPGTGPQGQEESPQLSPITEDSESRADPSEPEGQLSEEEKPDQQPLSGEEELEPEASDGSGSWEDAALLTEANLPVSAPALAPETVGSSEPSTGTVRQRPICSSS, from the exons ATGAGCTACAGGTATCAGCTTCTAGATCACCACTTTAACGTTCTAGCTACAAGTACTCGAGCAGAAGATCCAGGGGCAGCGAGGTCCATCAGGAAGATGTCTAAAGAAATGGCAGACCAAAGAGAAGAAGGAGCAGCTGGGGAAAGAGTGGCATGCAGAGATCAGATCAAAGAATCGGGCAAAGACGAG GAACCACCAGCTGCTTCATCCCATGGCCAGGGGTGGCGTCCAGGTGGCAGAGCACCTAGGAACTCAAGGCCTGAACCCGGGGCCAGACCCCCTGCACTCCCCATCATGGTCAATGACCCACCAGTACCTGCCTTACTGTGGGCCCAGGAGATGGGCCACGTCCTGGCAGGCCGTGCCCGCAAGCTGCTCCTGCAGTTCGGGGTGCTCTTCTGTACCATCCTGCTCCTGCTCTGGGTGTCTGTCTTCCTCTATGGCTCCTTCTACTATTCCTACATGCCGACAGTCAGCCACCTCAGCCCCGTGCATTTCTACTACAG GACCGACTGTGATTCCTCCGCCTCCTTACTCTGCTCCTTCCCTGTTGCCAATGTCTCACTGGCTAAGGGTGGACGTGATCGG agatgggGCTACGTTGGGCAGGTGCTGATGTATGGACAGCCGTACCGCGTTACCTTAGAGCTTGAGCTGCCAGAGTCTCCTGTGAATCAAGATTTGGGCATGTTCTTGGTCACCATTTCATGCTACACCAGAGGCGGCCGAATCATCTCCACCTCTTCACGCTCC GTGATGCTGCATTACCGTTCAAACCTGCTCCAGATGCTTGACACACTGGTCTTCTCTAGCCTCCTGCTGTTTGGCTTTGCAGAGCAGAAGCAGGTCCTGGAGGTGGAGCTGTACCCAGAATACAGGGAGAACTCG TATGTGCCGACCACCGGAGCCGTCATCGAGATCCACAGCAAGCGCGTCCAGCTGTACGGAGCCTACCTCCGCATCCACGCCCACTTCACTGGGCTCAG GTACCTGCTGTACAACTTCCCGATGACCTGCGCTTTCGTTGGTGTCGCCAGCAACTTCACCTTCCTCAGCGTCATCGTGCTTTTCAGCTACATGCAGTGGGTGTGGCGGGGCATCTGGCCCCGACACCGCCTCTCTCTGCAG GTAAACATCCGAAACAGAGACAGGTCCCACAAGGAAGTCCAGCGGAGGATCTCTGCCCATCAGCCAG GCACAGGGCCCCAAGGCCAGGAGGAGTCCCCTCAGCTGTCACCCATTACAGAGGATAGTGAGAGCCGTGCAGATCCCTCGGAGCCAG AAGGCCAGCTGTCTGAGGAGGAGAAACCAGATCAACAGCCCCTGAGTGGCGAGGAGGAGCTAGAGCCCGAGGCCAGTGACG GTTCAGGCTCCTGGGAAGATGCAGCTCTGCTGACGGAGGCCAACCTGCCTGTTTCTGCCCCTGCCCTTGCCCCGGAAACCGTGGGCAGCTCTGAACCCTCCACAGGCACTGTCCGACAGCGCCCCATTTGCTCTAGTTCCTGA
- the BSCL2 gene encoding seipin isoform X2 has product MKESISYPEGPSIPHILENVMSYRYQLLDHHFNVLATSTRAEDPGAARSIRKMSKEMADQREEGAAGERVACRDQIKESGKDEEPPAASSHGQGWRPGGRAPRNSRPEPGARPPALPIMVNDPPVPALLWAQEMGHVLAGRARKLLLQFGVLFCTILLLLWVSVFLYGSFYYSYMPTVSHLSPVHFYYRTDCDSSASLLCSFPVANVSLAKGGRDRRWGYVGQVLMYGQPYRVTLELELPESPVNQDLGMFLVTISCYTRGGRIISTSSRSVMLHYRSNLLQMLDTLVFSSLLLFGFAEQKQVLEVELYPEYRENSYVPTTGAVIEIHSKRVQLYGAYLRIHAHFTGLRYLLYNFPMTCAFVGVASNFTFLSVIVLFSYMQWVWRGIWPRHRLSLQVNIRNRDRSHKEVQRRISAHQPGPQGQEESPQLSPITEDSESRADPSEPEGQLSEEEKPDQQPLSGEEELEPEASDGSGSWEDAALLTEANLPVSAPALAPETVGSSEPSTGTVRQRPICSSS; this is encoded by the exons ATGAAAGAAAGCATCTCTTATCCTGAG GGACCCTCCATTCCCCATATCCTGGAAAATGTGATGAGCTACAGGTATCAGCTTCTAGATCACCACTTTAACGTTCTAGCTACAAGTACTCGAGCAGAAGATCCAGGGGCAGCGAGGTCCATCAGGAAGATGTCTAAAGAAATGGCAGACCAAAGAGAAGAAGGAGCAGCTGGGGAAAGAGTGGCATGCAGAGATCAGATCAAAGAATCGGGCAAAGACGAG GAACCACCAGCTGCTTCATCCCATGGCCAGGGGTGGCGTCCAGGTGGCAGAGCACCTAGGAACTCAAGGCCTGAACCCGGGGCCAGACCCCCTGCACTCCCCATCATGGTCAATGACCCACCAGTACCTGCCTTACTGTGGGCCCAGGAGATGGGCCACGTCCTGGCAGGCCGTGCCCGCAAGCTGCTCCTGCAGTTCGGGGTGCTCTTCTGTACCATCCTGCTCCTGCTCTGGGTGTCTGTCTTCCTCTATGGCTCCTTCTACTATTCCTACATGCCGACAGTCAGCCACCTCAGCCCCGTGCATTTCTACTACAG GACCGACTGTGATTCCTCCGCCTCCTTACTCTGCTCCTTCCCTGTTGCCAATGTCTCACTGGCTAAGGGTGGACGTGATCGG agatgggGCTACGTTGGGCAGGTGCTGATGTATGGACAGCCGTACCGCGTTACCTTAGAGCTTGAGCTGCCAGAGTCTCCTGTGAATCAAGATTTGGGCATGTTCTTGGTCACCATTTCATGCTACACCAGAGGCGGCCGAATCATCTCCACCTCTTCACGCTCC GTGATGCTGCATTACCGTTCAAACCTGCTCCAGATGCTTGACACACTGGTCTTCTCTAGCCTCCTGCTGTTTGGCTTTGCAGAGCAGAAGCAGGTCCTGGAGGTGGAGCTGTACCCAGAATACAGGGAGAACTCG TATGTGCCGACCACCGGAGCCGTCATCGAGATCCACAGCAAGCGCGTCCAGCTGTACGGAGCCTACCTCCGCATCCACGCCCACTTCACTGGGCTCAG GTACCTGCTGTACAACTTCCCGATGACCTGCGCTTTCGTTGGTGTCGCCAGCAACTTCACCTTCCTCAGCGTCATCGTGCTTTTCAGCTACATGCAGTGGGTGTGGCGGGGCATCTGGCCCCGACACCGCCTCTCTCTGCAG GTAAACATCCGAAACAGAGACAGGTCCCACAAGGAAGTCCAGCGGAGGATCTCTGCCCATCAGCCAG GGCCCCAAGGCCAGGAGGAGTCCCCTCAGCTGTCACCCATTACAGAGGATAGTGAGAGCCGTGCAGATCCCTCGGAGCCAG AAGGCCAGCTGTCTGAGGAGGAGAAACCAGATCAACAGCCCCTGAGTGGCGAGGAGGAGCTAGAGCCCGAGGCCAGTGACG GTTCAGGCTCCTGGGAAGATGCAGCTCTGCTGACGGAGGCCAACCTGCCTGTTTCTGCCCCTGCCCTTGCCCCGGAAACCGTGGGCAGCTCTGAACCCTCCACAGGCACTGTCCGACAGCGCCCCATTTGCTCTAGTTCCTGA
- the BSCL2 gene encoding seipin isoform X7, which translates to MVNDPPVPALLWAQEMGHVLAGRARKLLLQFGVLFCTILLLLWVSVFLYGSFYYSYMPTVSHLSPVHFYYRTDCDSSASLLCSFPVANVSLAKGGRDRRWGYVGQVLMYGQPYRVTLELELPESPVNQDLGMFLVTISCYTRGGRIISTSSRSVMLHYRSNLLQMLDTLVFSSLLLFGFAEQKQVLEVELYPEYRENSYVPTTGAVIEIHSKRVQLYGAYLRIHAHFTGLRYLLYNFPMTCAFVGVASNFTFLSVIVLFSYMQWVWRGIWPRHRLSLQVNIRNRDRSHKEVQRRISAHQPGTGPQGQEESPQLSPITEDSESRADPSEPEGQLSEEEKPDQQPLSGEEELEPEASDGSGSWEDAALLTEANLPVSAPALAPETVGSSEPSTGTVRQRPICSSS; encoded by the exons ATGGTCAATGACCCACCAGTACCTGCCTTACTGTGGGCCCAGGAGATGGGCCACGTCCTGGCAGGCCGTGCCCGCAAGCTGCTCCTGCAGTTCGGGGTGCTCTTCTGTACCATCCTGCTCCTGCTCTGGGTGTCTGTCTTCCTCTATGGCTCCTTCTACTATTCCTACATGCCGACAGTCAGCCACCTCAGCCCCGTGCATTTCTACTACAG GACCGACTGTGATTCCTCCGCCTCCTTACTCTGCTCCTTCCCTGTTGCCAATGTCTCACTGGCTAAGGGTGGACGTGATCGG agatgggGCTACGTTGGGCAGGTGCTGATGTATGGACAGCCGTACCGCGTTACCTTAGAGCTTGAGCTGCCAGAGTCTCCTGTGAATCAAGATTTGGGCATGTTCTTGGTCACCATTTCATGCTACACCAGAGGCGGCCGAATCATCTCCACCTCTTCACGCTCC GTGATGCTGCATTACCGTTCAAACCTGCTCCAGATGCTTGACACACTGGTCTTCTCTAGCCTCCTGCTGTTTGGCTTTGCAGAGCAGAAGCAGGTCCTGGAGGTGGAGCTGTACCCAGAATACAGGGAGAACTCG TATGTGCCGACCACCGGAGCCGTCATCGAGATCCACAGCAAGCGCGTCCAGCTGTACGGAGCCTACCTCCGCATCCACGCCCACTTCACTGGGCTCAG GTACCTGCTGTACAACTTCCCGATGACCTGCGCTTTCGTTGGTGTCGCCAGCAACTTCACCTTCCTCAGCGTCATCGTGCTTTTCAGCTACATGCAGTGGGTGTGGCGGGGCATCTGGCCCCGACACCGCCTCTCTCTGCAG GTAAACATCCGAAACAGAGACAGGTCCCACAAGGAAGTCCAGCGGAGGATCTCTGCCCATCAGCCAG GCACAGGGCCCCAAGGCCAGGAGGAGTCCCCTCAGCTGTCACCCATTACAGAGGATAGTGAGAGCCGTGCAGATCCCTCGGAGCCAG AAGGCCAGCTGTCTGAGGAGGAGAAACCAGATCAACAGCCCCTGAGTGGCGAGGAGGAGCTAGAGCCCGAGGCCAGTGACG GTTCAGGCTCCTGGGAAGATGCAGCTCTGCTGACGGAGGCCAACCTGCCTGTTTCTGCCCCTGCCCTTGCCCCGGAAACCGTGGGCAGCTCTGAACCCTCCACAGGCACTGTCCGACAGCGCCCCATTTGCTCTAGTTCCTGA
- the BSCL2 gene encoding seipin isoform X3, whose product MSYRYQLLDHHFNVLATSTRAEDPGAARSIRKMSKEMADQREEGAAGERVACRDQIKESGKDEEPPAASSHGQGWRPGGRAPRNSRPEPGARPPALPIMVNDPPVPALLWAQEMGHVLAGRARKLLLQFGVLFCTILLLLWVSVFLYGSFYYSYMPTVSHLSPVHFYYRTDCDSSASLLCSFPVANVSLAKGGRDRVLMYGQPYRVTLELELPESPVNQDLGMFLVTISCYTRGGRIISTSSRSVMLHYRSNLLQMLDTLVFSSLLLFGFAEQKQVLEVELYPEYRENSYVPTTGAVIEIHSKRVQLYGAYLRIHAHFTGLRYLLYNFPMTCAFVGVASNFTFLSVIVLFSYMQWVWRGIWPRHRLSLQVNIRNRDRSHKEVQRRISAHQPGTGPQGQEESPQLSPITEDSESRADPSEPEGQLSEEEKPDQQPLSGEEELEPEASDGSGSWEDAALLTEANLPVSAPALAPETVGSSEPSTGTVRQRPICSSS is encoded by the exons ATGAGCTACAGGTATCAGCTTCTAGATCACCACTTTAACGTTCTAGCTACAAGTACTCGAGCAGAAGATCCAGGGGCAGCGAGGTCCATCAGGAAGATGTCTAAAGAAATGGCAGACCAAAGAGAAGAAGGAGCAGCTGGGGAAAGAGTGGCATGCAGAGATCAGATCAAAGAATCGGGCAAAGACGAG GAACCACCAGCTGCTTCATCCCATGGCCAGGGGTGGCGTCCAGGTGGCAGAGCACCTAGGAACTCAAGGCCTGAACCCGGGGCCAGACCCCCTGCACTCCCCATCATGGTCAATGACCCACCAGTACCTGCCTTACTGTGGGCCCAGGAGATGGGCCACGTCCTGGCAGGCCGTGCCCGCAAGCTGCTCCTGCAGTTCGGGGTGCTCTTCTGTACCATCCTGCTCCTGCTCTGGGTGTCTGTCTTCCTCTATGGCTCCTTCTACTATTCCTACATGCCGACAGTCAGCCACCTCAGCCCCGTGCATTTCTACTACAG GACCGACTGTGATTCCTCCGCCTCCTTACTCTGCTCCTTCCCTGTTGCCAATGTCTCACTGGCTAAGGGTGGACGTGATCGG GTGCTGATGTATGGACAGCCGTACCGCGTTACCTTAGAGCTTGAGCTGCCAGAGTCTCCTGTGAATCAAGATTTGGGCATGTTCTTGGTCACCATTTCATGCTACACCAGAGGCGGCCGAATCATCTCCACCTCTTCACGCTCC GTGATGCTGCATTACCGTTCAAACCTGCTCCAGATGCTTGACACACTGGTCTTCTCTAGCCTCCTGCTGTTTGGCTTTGCAGAGCAGAAGCAGGTCCTGGAGGTGGAGCTGTACCCAGAATACAGGGAGAACTCG TATGTGCCGACCACCGGAGCCGTCATCGAGATCCACAGCAAGCGCGTCCAGCTGTACGGAGCCTACCTCCGCATCCACGCCCACTTCACTGGGCTCAG GTACCTGCTGTACAACTTCCCGATGACCTGCGCTTTCGTTGGTGTCGCCAGCAACTTCACCTTCCTCAGCGTCATCGTGCTTTTCAGCTACATGCAGTGGGTGTGGCGGGGCATCTGGCCCCGACACCGCCTCTCTCTGCAG GTAAACATCCGAAACAGAGACAGGTCCCACAAGGAAGTCCAGCGGAGGATCTCTGCCCATCAGCCAG GCACAGGGCCCCAAGGCCAGGAGGAGTCCCCTCAGCTGTCACCCATTACAGAGGATAGTGAGAGCCGTGCAGATCCCTCGGAGCCAG AAGGCCAGCTGTCTGAGGAGGAGAAACCAGATCAACAGCCCCTGAGTGGCGAGGAGGAGCTAGAGCCCGAGGCCAGTGACG GTTCAGGCTCCTGGGAAGATGCAGCTCTGCTGACGGAGGCCAACCTGCCTGTTTCTGCCCCTGCCCTTGCCCCGGAAACCGTGGGCAGCTCTGAACCCTCCACAGGCACTGTCCGACAGCGCCCCATTTGCTCTAGTTCCTGA
- the BSCL2 gene encoding seipin isoform X1 — MKESISYPEGPSIPHILENVMSYRYQLLDHHFNVLATSTRAEDPGAARSIRKMSKEMADQREEGAAGERVACRDQIKESGKDEEPPAASSHGQGWRPGGRAPRNSRPEPGARPPALPIMVNDPPVPALLWAQEMGHVLAGRARKLLLQFGVLFCTILLLLWVSVFLYGSFYYSYMPTVSHLSPVHFYYRTDCDSSASLLCSFPVANVSLAKGGRDRRWGYVGQVLMYGQPYRVTLELELPESPVNQDLGMFLVTISCYTRGGRIISTSSRSVMLHYRSNLLQMLDTLVFSSLLLFGFAEQKQVLEVELYPEYRENSYVPTTGAVIEIHSKRVQLYGAYLRIHAHFTGLRYLLYNFPMTCAFVGVASNFTFLSVIVLFSYMQWVWRGIWPRHRLSLQVNIRNRDRSHKEVQRRISAHQPGTGPQGQEESPQLSPITEDSESRADPSEPEGQLSEEEKPDQQPLSGEEELEPEASDGSGSWEDAALLTEANLPVSAPALAPETVGSSEPSTGTVRQRPICSSS; from the exons ATGAAAGAAAGCATCTCTTATCCTGAG GGACCCTCCATTCCCCATATCCTGGAAAATGTGATGAGCTACAGGTATCAGCTTCTAGATCACCACTTTAACGTTCTAGCTACAAGTACTCGAGCAGAAGATCCAGGGGCAGCGAGGTCCATCAGGAAGATGTCTAAAGAAATGGCAGACCAAAGAGAAGAAGGAGCAGCTGGGGAAAGAGTGGCATGCAGAGATCAGATCAAAGAATCGGGCAAAGACGAG GAACCACCAGCTGCTTCATCCCATGGCCAGGGGTGGCGTCCAGGTGGCAGAGCACCTAGGAACTCAAGGCCTGAACCCGGGGCCAGACCCCCTGCACTCCCCATCATGGTCAATGACCCACCAGTACCTGCCTTACTGTGGGCCCAGGAGATGGGCCACGTCCTGGCAGGCCGTGCCCGCAAGCTGCTCCTGCAGTTCGGGGTGCTCTTCTGTACCATCCTGCTCCTGCTCTGGGTGTCTGTCTTCCTCTATGGCTCCTTCTACTATTCCTACATGCCGACAGTCAGCCACCTCAGCCCCGTGCATTTCTACTACAG GACCGACTGTGATTCCTCCGCCTCCTTACTCTGCTCCTTCCCTGTTGCCAATGTCTCACTGGCTAAGGGTGGACGTGATCGG agatgggGCTACGTTGGGCAGGTGCTGATGTATGGACAGCCGTACCGCGTTACCTTAGAGCTTGAGCTGCCAGAGTCTCCTGTGAATCAAGATTTGGGCATGTTCTTGGTCACCATTTCATGCTACACCAGAGGCGGCCGAATCATCTCCACCTCTTCACGCTCC GTGATGCTGCATTACCGTTCAAACCTGCTCCAGATGCTTGACACACTGGTCTTCTCTAGCCTCCTGCTGTTTGGCTTTGCAGAGCAGAAGCAGGTCCTGGAGGTGGAGCTGTACCCAGAATACAGGGAGAACTCG TATGTGCCGACCACCGGAGCCGTCATCGAGATCCACAGCAAGCGCGTCCAGCTGTACGGAGCCTACCTCCGCATCCACGCCCACTTCACTGGGCTCAG GTACCTGCTGTACAACTTCCCGATGACCTGCGCTTTCGTTGGTGTCGCCAGCAACTTCACCTTCCTCAGCGTCATCGTGCTTTTCAGCTACATGCAGTGGGTGTGGCGGGGCATCTGGCCCCGACACCGCCTCTCTCTGCAG GTAAACATCCGAAACAGAGACAGGTCCCACAAGGAAGTCCAGCGGAGGATCTCTGCCCATCAGCCAG GCACAGGGCCCCAAGGCCAGGAGGAGTCCCCTCAGCTGTCACCCATTACAGAGGATAGTGAGAGCCGTGCAGATCCCTCGGAGCCAG AAGGCCAGCTGTCTGAGGAGGAGAAACCAGATCAACAGCCCCTGAGTGGCGAGGAGGAGCTAGAGCCCGAGGCCAGTGACG GTTCAGGCTCCTGGGAAGATGCAGCTCTGCTGACGGAGGCCAACCTGCCTGTTTCTGCCCCTGCCCTTGCCCCGGAAACCGTGGGCAGCTCTGAACCCTCCACAGGCACTGTCCGACAGCGCCCCATTTGCTCTAGTTCCTGA